In Coriobacteriaceae bacterium, a single window of DNA contains:
- a CDS encoding sensor histidine kinase KdpD yields MQRDASDTRVNPDLILKAIEKDEVADDARTSRGHLKIFFGYAAGAGKTYAMLQAAHAAKRRGVDVVAGYIEPHERPATAHLAQGLEKVPCKLIEHNGIALSEFDLDAAIERAPQLILVDELAHTNAPGSRHDKRYRDVEELLHAGIDVYTTVNVQHIESLNDMVASITGVVVSERIPDRIFDDADQVELVDIEPEDLLERLRAGLVYRPAQAARAQQHFFTVENLTALREIALRRCADRTGHLTDAARVLGNRDYYTRERILVCVSPAPTNPRIVRAAARMAKAFRSELVALFVESPHTQAMSDNERTKLAANIALAEQLGAHMETVYGDDIAFQISEFARLSGISKIVMGRTGERSSVRQALFGRKSLVEQLITFAPNLDIYIIPDQSTPPSRPKGRRRTLALQPPNSRNVLRTLALSLVATAIGTAFRHLGFADSSIISLYILTALLTAVTTTGRICTIVSSVLSVVLYNFCFVTPLFSLASYDRSYLVTFGIMFATAMVAGELTARIADNARTSAENAFKTRVLLETNQLLQQAHSAEECARVAMNQLIKLLKLDVVFYTAEHGTLGKALYESAGTENRSASLLTDYERAVATWTYTNNKRAGASTRTLPEAHCLYLAVRTGDKVFGVIGIALEGREIEAFEHSIVLSIVGECALALESDRAAQEREEAAVLAKNEQLRANLLRSIGHDLRTPLTAISGSAAILRKSDEKLSFEQRCDLADAIYDDSLWLIDTVENLLAITRVEDGTIRLNLTSELIDEVIEAALSHVAQASHGRAVTIEHTDDILLVRIDVHLIMQVLTNLIMNAFKYTPEDSTVTISARREGEFIVVDVADDGPGVADCDKPHIFERFFTSSNTRPVDSRRSIGLGLSLCRSIVEAHGGVIEVRDNHPHGAVFRFTLPAEEIEIHE; encoded by the coding sequence ATGCAGCGCGACGCATCGGACACTCGCGTCAATCCAGACCTCATCCTCAAGGCAATTGAGAAAGACGAGGTCGCCGATGACGCTCGAACCAGCCGGGGACACCTCAAGATTTTCTTTGGCTACGCTGCCGGCGCAGGCAAAACCTATGCGATGCTTCAAGCCGCCCACGCCGCCAAGCGGCGAGGTGTTGACGTCGTCGCGGGGTACATTGAGCCGCACGAACGTCCGGCAACTGCCCATCTTGCACAAGGGCTTGAGAAAGTGCCCTGTAAACTCATCGAGCACAACGGCATTGCGCTCAGCGAGTTCGATCTAGATGCGGCTATCGAACGCGCCCCTCAGCTCATCCTTGTCGACGAGCTCGCCCATACGAATGCGCCGGGGTCTCGCCACGACAAACGCTATCGAGACGTCGAGGAACTTCTACATGCGGGCATCGACGTCTATACGACCGTGAACGTTCAGCATATCGAGAGCCTAAACGACATGGTTGCATCCATCACCGGCGTTGTCGTGAGCGAACGAATCCCCGACCGTATCTTCGATGATGCCGACCAGGTCGAGCTCGTCGACATAGAGCCCGAAGACCTACTTGAGCGCCTTCGCGCCGGCCTCGTCTACCGTCCCGCGCAAGCCGCCCGAGCGCAACAGCATTTTTTTACCGTCGAGAACCTCACCGCACTCCGAGAAATCGCGCTGCGCCGCTGCGCCGATCGCACCGGCCACCTCACAGACGCCGCACGCGTGCTGGGAAACCGTGACTACTACACCAGGGAGCGTATCTTAGTCTGTGTCTCCCCGGCGCCGACCAATCCCCGCATCGTCCGTGCCGCCGCGCGCATGGCGAAAGCGTTTCGCAGCGAGCTCGTCGCCCTGTTCGTAGAGAGCCCGCACACGCAAGCCATGAGCGATAATGAGCGTACCAAGCTTGCAGCCAATATCGCCCTAGCCGAGCAGCTCGGAGCACATATGGAAACCGTCTATGGCGACGACATCGCGTTTCAGATCTCCGAGTTCGCGCGCCTGTCGGGTATTTCGAAGATCGTCATGGGGCGCACGGGCGAGCGCAGCAGCGTCCGTCAGGCCCTCTTTGGCCGCAAATCTCTCGTAGAACAGCTCATAACATTCGCCCCGAACCTCGACATTTACATCATTCCAGACCAGTCGACTCCGCCCTCCCGGCCCAAAGGACGCCGCCGTACGCTCGCCCTGCAGCCGCCCAACAGCCGAAACGTGCTTCGCACGCTGGCCCTCTCTCTTGTCGCCACGGCGATCGGCACGGCTTTCCGCCATCTGGGATTTGCCGATTCCAGCATCATATCCCTCTATATCCTCACGGCCCTGCTGACCGCCGTCACCACGACGGGGCGTATCTGCACGATCGTATCGAGCGTGCTCTCTGTAGTGCTTTACAACTTCTGCTTCGTCACGCCTCTGTTTTCGCTCGCCAGCTACGACCGAAGCTATCTGGTCACGTTCGGCATCATGTTCGCTACCGCTATGGTCGCCGGCGAGTTAACTGCGCGCATCGCCGACAACGCCCGTACCTCCGCCGAGAACGCATTCAAAACGCGCGTACTCCTCGAAACGAACCAGCTCTTGCAGCAAGCCCATAGCGCGGAGGAGTGCGCCCGCGTCGCCATGAACCAACTCATCAAACTGCTAAAACTCGACGTGGTCTTCTACACCGCCGAACACGGCACGCTCGGCAAAGCGCTCTATGAGTCCGCTGGCACCGAAAACCGATCCGCGTCGCTGCTCACCGACTACGAGCGCGCCGTTGCAACCTGGACCTACACCAACAACAAGCGCGCGGGCGCAAGCACGCGGACCCTGCCTGAGGCACACTGTCTCTACCTCGCGGTTCGCACCGGCGACAAGGTATTCGGTGTCATCGGCATCGCCCTGGAGGGGCGCGAGATCGAAGCCTTCGAGCATTCGATCGTCCTATCTATCGTAGGTGAATGCGCCTTGGCGCTCGAAAGCGACCGGGCGGCGCAAGAGCGCGAAGAGGCTGCGGTCTTGGCGAAAAACGAGCAGCTGCGCGCCAACCTTTTGCGCTCCATCGGCCACGATTTGAGGACACCCCTCACGGCTATATCCGGATCTGCGGCAATCCTTCGGAAGAGCGACGAGAAGCTCAGCTTCGAACAGCGCTGCGATCTTGCCGATGCCATCTACGACGATTCCCTCTGGCTTATCGATACCGTGGAAAACCTCCTCGCCATCACACGCGTCGAGGACGGCACCATTCGCCTCAACTTAACATCCGAGCTCATCGACGAGGTCATCGAGGCCGCCCTCAGCCATGTCGCCCAAGCATCGCATGGACGTGCCGTCACCATCGAGCACACTGACGACATCCTGCTGGTACGCATCGACGTCCATCTCATCATGCAGGTGCTTACGAATCTCATCATGAACGCCTTCAAATACACGCCCGAGGACTCGACTGTCACCATCAGCGCACGTCGCGAGGGTGAGTTCATCGTGGTGGACGTCGCAGACGATGGGCCGGGTGTAGCAGACTGCGACAAGCCTCATATCTTTGAGCGTTTCTTCACCTCAAGCAATACGCGGCCCGTGGATTCGCGTCGAAGCATCGGCCTTGGGCTGTCGCTCTGCCGCTCCATCGTGGAGGCGCATGGCGGCGTCATCGAAGTTCGCGACAACCACCCCCATGGGGCCGTCTTCCGTTTTACCCTGCCTGCCGAGGAGATCGAGATTCATGAATAA
- the kdpA gene encoding potassium-transporting ATPase subunit KdpA, with translation MDAAIQYILYFAVLVVLAVPLGRFMAHIMDGEHTFLSPVFAPVERGVYRLLRIDAAEQMGCRRYLASVLVFSGIGLVALVALQVLQSFLPGNPQHLPSVSWDLSFNTAASFITNTNWQSYSGETTLSYFVQFMGLTVQNFLSAGTGIAVMFALIRGFRQVKEQGLGSFWVDLTRTVLYVLIPLNLVFGICLAAGGVISNFQPAQKAELVEPVAVQPNADGGWSVIDGAQIEGDTVKVDGKVVEGARVVTEQFLPQGPAASQVAIKQSGTNGGGFFGANSAHPYENPNAFTNIIEMTSLLLIPVACCFTFGIGVKNARQGKAIFAAMFILLVVFTGIIAVNEHMGTPQLADGGAVNIEMTDGQAGGNMEGKESRFGIASSSTWSAFTTAASNGSVNSMHDSYTPLGGFVQMLQIALGEVVFGGVGCGLYGMIGFAILTVFIAGLMVGRTPEFLGKKIEPTEMRWAVVLCLATPFAILVSSTIACMVPGLVDQLNNGGAHGFSEVLYTLTSAGGNNGSSFAGMNCNIPWINVLLGIEMLFARFLPIAGTLAIAGSLAGKGKVAEGAGTLSTTNAMFVFLLVFVVLLIGALSFFPALALGPVAEFFQMVA, from the coding sequence ATGGATGCTGCGATTCAGTACATCTTGTACTTTGCCGTGCTCGTCGTCTTGGCCGTTCCGCTCGGTCGGTTCATGGCCCATATCATGGATGGTGAGCATACGTTCCTGTCGCCTGTGTTTGCTCCTGTGGAGCGTGGCGTCTATCGTCTGCTTCGCATCGACGCGGCAGAGCAGATGGGGTGTAGGCGCTATCTGGCGAGCGTGCTGGTCTTTTCGGGGATCGGCCTCGTGGCTCTTGTGGCACTCCAGGTGCTTCAGTCTTTCTTGCCAGGCAATCCCCAGCACCTGCCGAGTGTGTCATGGGACCTGTCGTTCAATACGGCTGCTTCCTTCATAACCAACACCAACTGGCAATCCTATTCCGGTGAGACCACCCTGTCCTACTTTGTGCAGTTCATGGGCCTCACCGTGCAAAACTTCTTGTCCGCCGGCACCGGTATTGCGGTCATGTTCGCGCTCATCCGCGGTTTCCGTCAGGTCAAGGAGCAGGGTCTGGGTTCCTTCTGGGTCGACCTCACCCGCACCGTCCTGTATGTGCTCATCCCGCTGAACCTCGTGTTCGGCATCTGCCTGGCTGCCGGTGGCGTTATCTCCAATTTTCAGCCGGCTCAGAAGGCTGAGCTCGTAGAGCCCGTTGCTGTCCAGCCTAATGCAGACGGCGGTTGGAGCGTCATCGACGGCGCCCAGATCGAGGGCGACACGGTCAAGGTCGACGGCAAGGTCGTCGAGGGCGCCCGCGTGGTCACCGAGCAGTTTTTGCCCCAGGGTCCTGCGGCCAGCCAGGTTGCCATCAAACAATCCGGCACCAACGGCGGCGGCTTCTTTGGCGCGAACTCTGCGCATCCGTATGAGAACCCCAATGCCTTCACCAACATCATCGAGATGACCAGCTTGCTGCTGATTCCGGTCGCCTGCTGCTTCACCTTCGGCATCGGTGTCAAGAATGCCAGGCAGGGCAAGGCCATCTTCGCGGCGATGTTTATCCTGCTCGTGGTCTTTACCGGCATCATCGCCGTTAACGAGCATATGGGTACGCCGCAGCTGGCAGATGGCGGCGCGGTCAACATCGAGATGACCGATGGCCAGGCGGGCGGCAACATGGAGGGCAAGGAGAGCCGCTTTGGCATCGCCTCCTCTTCTACCTGGTCCGCTTTCACGACGGCTGCTTCCAACGGCTCGGTCAACTCCATGCACGACTCCTACACCCCGCTCGGCGGGTTTGTCCAGATGCTCCAGATAGCGCTGGGCGAGGTGGTGTTCGGCGGCGTGGGCTGCGGCCTGTACGGCATGATCGGCTTCGCCATCCTCACGGTATTTATCGCCGGCCTTATGGTCGGCCGCACGCCCGAGTTCCTGGGCAAGAAGATCGAGCCGACCGAGATGCGCTGGGCGGTGGTTCTGTGTCTCGCCACCCCGTTCGCCATTCTGGTGAGCTCCACTATCGCCTGCATGGTGCCCGGTCTTGTCGACCAACTCAACAACGGCGGGGCGCATGGCTTCTCCGAGGTCCTGTACACCCTTACTTCGGCTGGCGGCAACAACGGCTCCTCATTCGCCGGCATGAACTGCAACATCCCGTGGATCAACGTGCTGCTGGGTATCGAGATGCTGTTCGCGCGGTTCCTGCCGATTGCGGGCACGCTCGCCATCGCGGGCTCGCTGGCCGGGAAGGGCAAGGTCGCCGAGGGCGCCGGCACGCTTTCCACCACCAATGCCATGTTCGTGTTCCTGCTGGTATTCGTCGTTCTGCTGATTGGCGCCCTGAGCTTCTTCCCGGCGTTGGCGCTTGGTCCCGTTGCCGAATTCTTCCAGATGGTTGCGTAA
- the kdpB gene encoding potassium-transporting ATPase subunit KdpB, giving the protein MAMQKDMMSRAVRDSFAKLDPRVQVQNPVMFLVWLSAAMTSILAIASIIGVQDADVPTYYVIAIAVILWLTDLFSNFAEALAEGRGKAQADSLRAAKKDVEAHRIESVEDKDRFTVVPGTKLSRGDLVVVRAGEQIPGDGDVIEGAASVDESAITGESAPVVREAGGDRSAVTGGTTVLSDWIVVKITSEPGQSFLDKMIAMVEGAARKKTPNEVALEIFLVALSVIFILVTIALYCYSSFSAGLNGMANPTAVTTLVALLVCLAPTTIGALLSAIGIAGMSRLNEANVLAMSGRAIEAAGDVDILMLDKTGTITLGNRQAAEFIPVDGVDPAELADAAQLSSLADETPEGRSIVVLAKEQFGLRGRTLEDKGMEFIPFTAATRMSGVNYADSEIRKGAADSVRAYVEAAGGVFSKECDEAVERIAKVGGTPLVVAKDRRVLGVVYLKDIIKSGVKEKFADLRRMGIKTIMVTGDNPLTAAAIAAEAGVDDFLAEATPEGKLEKIRAFQHEGHLVAMTGDGTNDAPALAQADVAVAMNTGTQAAKEAGNMVDLDSSPTKLIDIVRIGKQLLMTRGSLTTFSVANDVAKYFAIIPALFSPIYPGLDTLNILGLTSPLTAVLSAIIYNALVIVALIPAALKGVKYRELSSGQLLTHNLLVWGLGGIVAPFVFIKIIDMLLALFGIGMM; this is encoded by the coding sequence ATGGCTATGCAAAAAGACATGATGAGCCGCGCGGTGCGCGATTCATTTGCCAAGCTTGACCCCCGTGTCCAGGTCCAAAACCCGGTCATGTTCCTGGTGTGGCTGTCGGCCGCCATGACCTCCATTCTGGCTATCGCCTCAATTATTGGGGTACAGGACGCCGACGTCCCCACGTACTATGTGATCGCCATTGCCGTCATTCTCTGGCTGACCGACCTCTTTTCAAATTTTGCCGAGGCGCTTGCCGAGGGCCGCGGTAAGGCGCAGGCAGATTCCCTGCGCGCGGCGAAAAAGGACGTCGAGGCCCATCGCATCGAGTCCGTCGAGGATAAGGACCGTTTCACGGTCGTTCCCGGTACCAAGCTCTCACGCGGGGATCTGGTGGTCGTGCGCGCCGGCGAGCAGATTCCGGGAGACGGCGATGTCATCGAGGGTGCCGCCTCGGTTGATGAGTCGGCCATCACCGGCGAGTCTGCACCCGTGGTTCGTGAGGCTGGCGGCGACCGTTCTGCCGTCACTGGCGGCACTACCGTGCTTTCCGATTGGATTGTGGTGAAAATTACCAGCGAGCCTGGCCAGAGCTTCCTGGATAAGATGATCGCCATGGTCGAGGGCGCCGCCCGCAAGAAGACCCCCAACGAGGTCGCGCTCGAGATCTTTCTGGTTGCTCTGTCCGTCATCTTCATCCTCGTGACGATCGCACTGTATTGCTACTCGAGTTTCTCTGCAGGGCTCAACGGTATGGCGAATCCCACCGCTGTGACCACGCTCGTTGCCTTGCTCGTCTGTCTGGCGCCCACCACCATTGGTGCGCTGCTGTCCGCCATTGGCATCGCCGGCATGAGCCGACTGAACGAGGCCAACGTGCTGGCCATGTCCGGCCGCGCCATCGAGGCCGCCGGCGACGTCGACATCCTCATGCTCGATAAGACCGGTACCATCACCTTGGGCAACCGCCAGGCCGCTGAGTTCATTCCGGTCGACGGTGTCGATCCGGCAGAACTCGCCGATGCCGCGCAGCTGTCCTCTCTGGCGGATGAGACCCCCGAGGGCCGCTCCATCGTCGTGCTCGCCAAGGAGCAGTTTGGGCTGCGCGGCCGCACACTCGAGGATAAGGGCATGGAGTTCATCCCCTTCACCGCGGCGACCCGCATGTCCGGTGTGAACTACGCCGACAGCGAGATTCGCAAGGGTGCGGCCGATTCCGTTCGCGCTTATGTGGAGGCTGCCGGAGGAGTGTTTTCGAAGGAGTGCGACGAGGCCGTCGAACGCATTGCGAAGGTGGGCGGCACCCCGTTGGTCGTGGCAAAGGACCGACGTGTGCTGGGCGTCGTCTACCTTAAGGACATCATCAAGTCCGGCGTGAAGGAGAAGTTCGCCGACCTGCGCCGCATGGGTATCAAGACCATCATGGTGACGGGTGATAATCCGCTGACGGCCGCCGCCATCGCAGCCGAGGCGGGCGTGGACGACTTCCTGGCCGAGGCCACCCCCGAGGGCAAGCTCGAGAAGATCCGCGCGTTCCAGCATGAGGGCCATCTGGTCGCGATGACCGGCGACGGCACCAACGACGCGCCGGCGCTGGCGCAGGCGGATGTCGCCGTGGCCATGAACACGGGAACCCAGGCTGCCAAGGAGGCCGGCAACATGGTCGACCTCGACTCCAGCCCCACCAAGCTCATCGATATCGTGCGTATCGGCAAGCAACTGCTCATGACCCGCGGCTCGCTCACGACCTTCTCGGTCGCCAACGACGTCGCCAAGTATTTCGCCATTATCCCGGCGCTATTCTCGCCGATCTACCCCGGGTTGGACACCCTCAACATCCTGGGGCTCACCAGCCCGTTGACTGCCGTGCTGTCCGCCATTATCTACAACGCGCTGGTCATCGTCGCGCTGATTCCTGCCGCCCTGAAAGGCGTGAAGTACCGCGAGCTTTCGTCCGGCCAGCTGCTGACCCACAACCTGCTGGTGTGGGGTCTGGGCGGTATCGTGGCGCCGTTCGTATTCATCAAGATTATCGACATGCTGCTGGCCTTGTTCGGCATTGGCATGATGTAG
- the kdpC gene encoding potassium-transporting ATPase subunit KdpC, with product MFKGIASRALGVFALFTIVCGLGYTLVVTGVAQLAFPYQANGSLITVDGKVVGSELIGQNFDDEAHMWGRIQNVSIVEGEDGELMAYGVPSNLSPASEEYRQLIDARVKKIRAANPDADMDAVPVDLVTCSGSGLDPEISPDAAEYQVPRLAKATGKSEDEVRDIIAACTKGRFLGVFGEPTVNVLKVNLMLDGAL from the coding sequence ATGTTCAAAGGTATCGCATCGCGCGCACTTGGCGTGTTCGCGCTGTTTACCATCGTCTGCGGCCTGGGATACACGCTCGTGGTGACCGGCGTCGCGCAGCTTGCGTTTCCGTACCAGGCGAACGGATCGCTTATTACGGTCGACGGCAAGGTTGTGGGTTCCGAGCTCATCGGCCAGAACTTTGATGACGAAGCCCACATGTGGGGTCGTATCCAGAACGTGTCAATTGTCGAAGGCGAAGACGGCGAGCTCATGGCGTATGGTGTCCCGTCCAACCTGTCCCCGGCGAGTGAGGAGTATCGGCAGCTGATAGATGCGCGCGTGAAGAAGATCCGCGCCGCCAACCCCGATGCCGATATGGACGCCGTGCCCGTCGATCTGGTGACGTGTTCGGGGTCCGGTCTCGACCCGGAGATCTCTCCGGATGCCGCCGAGTACCAGGTTCCGCGCCTTGCCAAGGCCACGGGCAAAAGTGAGGACGAGGTGCGCGACATCATCGCCGCGTGCACCAAGGGCCGTTTCCTCGGCGTGTTCGGCGAGCCCACGGTCAACGTGCTCAAGGTGAACCTTATGCTGGACGGCGCGCTGTAG